From the Streptococcus oralis ATCC 35037 genome, one window contains:
- a CDS encoding VOC family protein has translation MTYAYQSHIYLAEAVLNVKDLTSQTAFYHQIIGLEILSQTETEAILGLGRKALVHLIQAEKSGEVREHYGLYHLAILLPTRKALADVLKHLSDLRIPLVGGADHGYSEAIYLEDLEGNGIELYRDKPVSSWDILEDGRIIGVTEALAAQDIYELGEKVDPFILAEGTRMGHIHLSVKDSHAASQFYQKVLGLEDKFSIPSASWIAAGQYHHHLAVNEWAGKGLAPREQGLPGLAYYVLEVESKEELLDIVQQAQELEAPIKWLHSSELNLIDPDGIVTRIRLAR, from the coding sequence ATGACTTATGCATACCAAAGCCACATTTACCTAGCGGAGGCGGTTTTAAATGTCAAGGATTTGACGAGTCAAACGGCTTTTTATCACCAAATTATTGGCTTGGAGATTTTATCCCAAACAGAGACAGAAGCGATTTTGGGACTTGGTCGAAAAGCCTTGGTTCACTTGATTCAGGCAGAAAAGTCTGGCGAAGTAAGGGAGCATTATGGGCTCTACCATCTGGCGATTCTGTTGCCGACACGAAAAGCCTTGGCAGATGTCTTGAAACACCTAAGTGATTTGCGGATTCCTCTGGTCGGGGGTGCAGATCATGGATACAGTGAGGCTATTTATCTAGAGGATTTGGAAGGAAATGGCATTGAACTCTACCGTGATAAGCCAGTGTCTTCATGGGATATTCTAGAAGACGGCCGCATTATCGGTGTGACCGAGGCTCTTGCGGCACAGGACATCTATGAATTAGGGGAAAAGGTAGATCCCTTTATCCTAGCTGAAGGGACGAGAATGGGGCATATCCATCTATCGGTTAAGGATAGTCACGCAGCAAGTCAGTTCTATCAAAAGGTGTTAGGACTAGAGGATAAATTTAGCATTCCTAGTGCTAGTTGGATAGCGGCTGGTCAGTACCATCACCACCTGGCTGTCAACGAATGGGCTGGAAAGGGGCTAGCTCCGCGTGAGCAAGGCTTGCCAGGCTTGGCCTACTATGTCCTTGAGGTCGAAAGCAAGGAAGAACTCTTGGACATCGTTCAGCAAGCACAAGAGCTAGAAGCACCGATCAAGTGGTTACATTCGAGTGAGTTGAATCTTATAGACCCAGACGGCATTGTGACCCGCATTCGCTTGGCACGATGA
- a CDS encoding DUF3592 domain-containing protein translates to MNKEVIGLIVGTIVIFLSFVFVCGTFLYLYLRDQKLVRLAKSSVQGTVIGYSRFREGYPPIVEYTVDGIAYKKTLQYFMFKTVTIPWGTTKFLKDYTREDMLAPSITRYSNSFVSFKRLMQTHFPLHSELTVWYDPDKPTRAYVERYSGMDKFYKWFGIGFGLALVLVYGIVILAFLSNLSKIYA, encoded by the coding sequence ATGAATAAAGAAGTAATTGGTTTGATAGTTGGGACAATCGTCATCTTCCTATCTTTTGTATTTGTGTGTGGGACCTTTCTCTATCTCTATCTTCGAGATCAGAAGTTGGTCCGTCTTGCCAAGTCATCCGTACAGGGAACGGTTATCGGCTATAGCCGTTTTCGTGAGGGGTATCCACCTATCGTCGAATACACGGTGGATGGGATTGCTTATAAGAAAACCTTGCAGTATTTTATGTTTAAAACGGTCACAATTCCGTGGGGGACTACTAAATTTTTAAAGGACTATACAAGAGAAGATATGCTAGCGCCTTCGATCACTCGCTACAGCAACTCCTTTGTTTCCTTCAAACGCTTGATGCAGACCCATTTCCCCCTTCATTCGGAACTGACGGTCTGGTATGATCCAGACAAGCCGACCAGGGCCTATGTCGAACGTTACAGCGGAATGGACAAGTTTTACAAGTGGTTTGGTATCGGATTTGGGCTGGCTCTAGTTCTGGTCTATGGGATAGTGATCCTAGCCTTTTTGTCCAATTTGTCCAAGATATACGCATAA
- a CDS encoding PTS mannose/fructose/sorbose/N-acetylgalactosamine transporter subunit IIC: protein MIQWWQILLLTLYSAYQICDELTIVSSAGSPVFAGFITGLIMGDVTTGLFIGGSLQLFVLGVGTFGGASRIDATSGAVLATAFSISQGIDTDLAITTIAVPVAALLTYFDVLGRMTTTFFAHRIDAAIERFDYKGIERNYLLGALPWALSRALPVFFALAFGGAFVQSVVDLVKEYQWVADGLTLAGRMLPGLGFAILLRYLPVKRNLHYLAMGFGLTAMLTVLYSYVTGLGGAVAGILGTLPADVAEKIGFANNFKGLSMIGISIVGIFLAVVHFKNSQKVAVAAPSTPSESGEIEDDEF from the coding sequence ATGATACAATGGTGGCAAATTTTACTTCTCACTTTGTACTCAGCTTATCAAATCTGTGATGAGTTGACAATCGTTTCATCTGCAGGTTCCCCTGTATTCGCTGGTTTCATTACCGGTTTGATCATGGGAGATGTGACAACTGGTTTGTTTATCGGTGGTAGCTTGCAGTTGTTCGTTCTTGGGGTTGGTACCTTCGGTGGTGCTTCTCGTATCGACGCAACTTCTGGTGCAGTTCTTGCAACAGCATTCTCTATCTCTCAAGGTATTGATACAGATCTTGCGATTACAACAATCGCTGTACCAGTAGCAGCACTTTTGACATACTTCGACGTTCTTGGACGTATGACAACTACTTTCTTTGCACACCGTATTGATGCTGCGATCGAACGCTTTGACTACAAAGGTATCGAACGCAACTACCTACTTGGTGCGCTTCCATGGGCTCTTTCACGTGCCCTTCCAGTATTCTTCGCTCTTGCTTTTGGTGGTGCTTTCGTACAATCAGTAGTAGACCTTGTTAAAGAATACCAATGGGTTGCAGACGGTTTGACACTTGCAGGTCGTATGCTTCCAGGTCTTGGATTTGCAATCTTGCTTCGTTACCTTCCAGTTAAACGTAACCTTCACTACCTTGCAATGGGATTCGGTTTGACAGCTATGTTGACTGTTCTTTACTCATATGTAACAGGTCTTGGTGGCGCTGTTGCGGGTATCCTTGGTACTCTTCCTGCTGATGTTGCTGAAAAGATTGGCTTTGCTAACAACTTCAAAGGTTTGTCTATGATCGGTATCTCTATCGTAGGTATCTTCCTTGCAGTTGTTCACTTTAAGAACAGCCAAAAAGTAGCTGTAGCAGCACCTTCTACACCATCAGAAAGTGGGGAAATCGAAGATGACGAATTCTAA
- a CDS encoding rhodanese-like domain-containing protein: METSISMADFYEKYLNENLNLIDVREVHEFQAGHAPGARNLPLSTLEQGYKELKPDQEYHVICQGGVRSASACEFLSAQGLTVINVEGGMNAWPGQVE; this comes from the coding sequence ATGGAAACGAGTATCAGCATGGCTGACTTTTATGAAAAATACCTAAATGAAAATCTAAACCTTATCGATGTACGTGAGGTGCATGAATTCCAAGCAGGACATGCACCAGGAGCAAGAAATCTTCCGTTAAGTACCTTGGAGCAAGGTTACAAAGAACTCAAACCTGACCAGGAATATCATGTCATCTGTCAAGGTGGAGTCCGTTCCGCATCTGCTTGTGAATTTCTAAGCGCCCAAGGCCTCACCGTTATCAATGTAGAAGGTGGTATGAATGCTTGGCCCGGTCAAGTAGAATAA
- a CDS encoding SIS domain-containing protein, translating into MLNYTKEELLELGAEITTREIYQQPDVWKEAFEAYQAKREEIAAFLQGIADKHDYIKVILTGAGTSAYVGDTLVPYFKEVYDERKWNFNAIATTDIVANPETYLKKDVATVLVSFARSGNSPESVATVDLAKALVDDLYQVTITCAADGKLALQAHGDDRNLLLLQPAASNDAGFAMTSSFTSMMLTALLVFDPTEFAVKAERFEVVSSLARKVLDNAEDVKELVDLDFNRVIYLGAGPFFGLAHEAQLKILELTAGQVATMYESPVGFRHGPKSLINEDTVVLIFGTTTDYTRKYDLDLVREVAGDQIARRVVLLSDQAFGLENVKEVALGCGGVLNDIYRVFPYIVYAQLFALLTSLKVENKPDTPSPTGTVNRVVQGVIIHDYQK; encoded by the coding sequence ATGCTAAATTACACAAAAGAAGAATTACTTGAACTGGGTGCAGAAATCACGACTCGTGAAATCTACCAACAGCCTGATGTATGGAAAGAGGCTTTTGAAGCTTATCAAGCGAAACGAGAAGAAATTGCAGCCTTCCTACAAGGAATTGCTGATAAACATGACTATATCAAGGTTATCTTGACGGGTGCTGGTACTTCTGCTTATGTGGGAGATACCTTGGTACCATACTTTAAGGAAGTCTATGATGAACGCAAATGGAATTTCAATGCTATTGCGACAACAGATATCGTTGCCAATCCAGAAACTTATTTGAAAAAAGATGTGGCGACTGTCCTTGTTTCCTTTGCTCGTAGTGGGAATTCACCTGAAAGTGTGGCGACGGTTGATTTGGCCAAAGCCTTGGTTGATGACCTCTATCAAGTGACCATTACATGTGCTGCAGATGGTAAATTGGCTCTTCAAGCTCATGGCGATGACCGCAATCTTTTGCTCTTGCAACCAGCTGCCTCTAATGATGCTGGATTTGCCATGACTTCTAGCTTTACATCTATGATGTTGACAGCACTCTTGGTTTTTGATCCTACAGAATTTGCTGTGAAAGCTGAACGTTTTGAAGTTGTGTCTAGTCTTGCCCGTAAAGTTCTAGACAATGCAGAAGATGTCAAAGAGCTGGTTGACCTTGACTTTAACCGTGTTATCTACCTGGGCGCTGGTCCTTTCTTTGGACTTGCTCATGAAGCTCAGCTCAAGATTTTGGAACTAACAGCTGGTCAGGTGGCGACTATGTATGAAAGCCCAGTCGGCTTCCGTCACGGTCCAAAATCTCTTATCAACGAAGATACAGTTGTTTTGATCTTTGGTACAACGACAGACTACACTCGCAAGTACGATTTGGACTTGGTTCGTGAAGTGGCTGGTGATCAGATTGCTCGTCGTGTTGTGCTCTTGAGTGATCAAGCCTTTGGTCTTGAAAATGTCAAAGAAGTAGCACTTGGTTGTGGCGGTGTCTTGAACGATATTTACCGTGTCTTCCCTTACATCGTTTATGCCCAACTCTTTGCCCTATTGACTTCACTCAAGGTAGAAAATAAACCAGATACACCGTCTCCTACTGGCACTGTAAACCGTGTGGTACAAGGTGTGATCATTCATGACTATCAAAAATAA
- a CDS encoding sugar O-acetyltransferase produces MTSEYQKMIAGEPYRPSDPELRVLAQASRQKQAAFNKEEDPLKGADIIKTWFGSTGQNLYVNPRLVVDYGVNIHLGENFYSNWNLTMLDVCPIRIGNNAMLGPNCQFLTPLHPLDPDERNSGVEYGKPITIGDNFWAGGGVIVLPGVTLGNNVVAGAGAVITKSFGDNVVLAGNPARVIKEIPVKEN; encoded by the coding sequence ATGACCAGCGAATACCAGAAAATGATAGCAGGGGAGCCTTACCGTCCGTCGGATCCAGAGTTGCGGGTCTTGGCGCAGGCTTCTCGCCAAAAACAGGCTGCCTTTAACAAGGAAGAAGATCCCTTGAAGGGAGCAGATATTATCAAGACTTGGTTTGGCTCAACTGGACAAAATCTCTACGTCAATCCACGCTTGGTGGTCGATTATGGAGTCAATATCCATCTAGGGGAAAATTTTTATTCTAATTGGAATTTGACCATGCTGGATGTTTGTCCGATTCGCATCGGGAACAACGCTATGCTTGGCCCCAACTGTCAGTTTTTAACCCCACTCCATCCACTGGATCCGGATGAACGCAATTCAGGGGTCGAATATGGCAAGCCCATCACCATTGGAGATAATTTCTGGGCTGGAGGTGGCGTCATTGTTCTTCCTGGAGTGACACTGGGAAATAATGTCGTTGCAGGAGCAGGAGCCGTGATCACCAAGTCCTTCGGAGACAATGTCGTCCTAGCTGGCAATCCTGCGCGAGTTATCAAGGAAATTCCAGTAAAAGAAAACTAA
- a CDS encoding PTS system mannose/fructose/sorbose family transporter subunit IID translates to MTNSNYKLTKEDFNQINKRSLFTFQLGWNYERMQASGYLYMILPQLRKMYGDGTPELKEMMKVHTQFFNTSPFFHTIIAGFDLAMEEKDGVGSKDAVNGIKTGLMGPFAPLGDTIFGSLVPAIMGSIAATMAIAGQPWGIFLWIAVAVAYDIFRWKQLEFAYKEGVNLINNMQSTLTALIDAASVLGVFMMGALVATMINFEISYKLPIGEKMIDFQDILNSIFPRLLPAIFTAFIFWLLGKKGMNSTKAIGIIIVLAVGLSFIGKFLLGMGA, encoded by the coding sequence ATGACGAATTCTAATTACAAACTTACAAAAGAAGATTTTAATCAAATCAACAAACGTAGCTTGTTTACTTTCCAATTAGGTTGGAACTATGAACGTATGCAAGCTTCTGGTTACCTTTACATGATCTTGCCTCAATTGCGTAAAATGTATGGGGATGGAACTCCTGAATTGAAAGAAATGATGAAAGTTCATACTCAATTCTTCAATACTTCACCATTCTTCCACACTATTATCGCTGGTTTTGACCTTGCCATGGAAGAAAAAGATGGTGTGGGTTCAAAAGATGCCGTTAACGGTATCAAGACAGGTTTGATGGGACCATTCGCTCCTCTTGGAGATACAATCTTTGGTTCACTTGTACCTGCTATCATGGGATCTATCGCAGCAACTATGGCTATCGCTGGCCAACCATGGGGTATCTTCCTTTGGATCGCAGTTGCAGTTGCTTATGACATCTTCCGTTGGAAACAATTGGAATTTGCCTACAAAGAAGGGGTTAACCTTATCAACAACATGCAAAGTACCTTGACAGCTTTGATTGACGCTGCATCTGTACTTGGTGTCTTCATGATGGGTGCTCTTGTAGCAACAATGATCAACTTTGAGATTTCTTACAAATTGCCAATCGGTGAAAAGATGATTGACTTCCAAGACATCTTGAACTCAATCTTCCCACGCTTGCTTCCAGCAATCTTTACTGCCTTTATCTTCTGGTTGCTTGGTAAGAAAGGTATGAACTCTACTAAAGCGATCGGTATCATTATCGTTCTTGCAGTAGGTCTTTCATTCATCGGTAAATTCTTGCTTGGAATGGGCGCATAA
- a CDS encoding metal-sensitive transcriptional regulator: MTNSKYITRLKRSEGQLRGIQKMIEEDRDCADIVTQLTAVKSSVERVIEMIITENLTGCINQPLDDPEAQKERLEKAIRYLIKRK, translated from the coding sequence ATGACAAACTCAAAGTACATCACACGTCTGAAACGTTCAGAGGGCCAGTTGCGTGGGATTCAAAAGATGATTGAAGAAGATCGTGACTGCGCAGATATTGTTACGCAGTTGACAGCAGTGAAATCTAGCGTTGAGCGCGTGATTGAGATGATCATTACTGAAAATCTCACAGGCTGTATCAACCAACCACTAGACGACCCTGAGGCTCAAAAGGAACGCCTAGAAAAGGCCATCCGATACCTGATTAAGCGGAAATAA
- a CDS encoding PTS sugar transporter subunit IIA encodes MSKSLILVSHGRFCEELKGSTEMIMGPQDNIHAVALLPEDGPEEFTAKFEAAIEGLDDFLVFADLLGGTPCNVVSRLIMEGRDIELYAGMNLPMVIEFINASLTGADADYKSRAAESIVKVNDLLAGFDDDEDE; translated from the coding sequence ATGAGTAAATCATTAATTTTGGTGAGTCATGGTCGTTTCTGTGAAGAACTTAAAGGTAGCACAGAAATGATCATGGGTCCACAGGACAACATTCATGCAGTGGCTCTTCTTCCAGAAGATGGTCCAGAAGAATTTACTGCAAAATTTGAAGCTGCTATCGAAGGGTTGGATGATTTCCTAGTCTTTGCGGACCTTCTCGGCGGAACACCTTGTAACGTGGTAAGCCGTTTGATTATGGAAGGCCGCGACATTGAACTCTACGCAGGGATGAATCTTCCAATGGTGATTGAATTTATCAATGCAAGCCTTACAGGTGCAGATGCGGATTATAAGAGCCGTGCTGCAGAAAGCATCGTAAAAGTCAATGATTTGTTAGCGGGCTTCGATGATGACGAAGATGAATAA
- the lacD gene encoding tagatose-bisphosphate aldolase has protein sequence MSKLQLSPNKVACLQKLSDENGIISALAFDQRGALKRLMAQYQTEEPTVAQMEELKVLVADELTKYASSMLLDPEYGLPATKALDPNAGLLLAYEKTGYDTTSTKRLPDCLDVWSAKRIKEQGADAVKFLLYYDVDSSDELNQQKQAYIERIGSECVAEDIPFFLEILAYDEKIADAGSAEYAKVKPHKVIGAMKVFSDPRFNIDVLKVEVPVNVKYVEGFGDGEIVHTREEAAAFFKAQDEATNLPYIYLSAGVSAKLFQETLVFAHESGANFNGVLCGRATWAGSVEAYIKDGEAAAREWLRTTGFENIDELNKVLQTTATSWKERVEA, from the coding sequence ATGAGTAAATTACAATTAAGTCCCAATAAAGTAGCTTGCTTGCAAAAACTCTCTGACGAGAACGGCATTATCTCAGCTCTTGCCTTTGACCAACGTGGCGCTTTGAAACGCCTCATGGCTCAATACCAAACAGAGGAACCAACAGTAGCTCAAATGGAAGAACTTAAAGTATTGGTTGCAGATGAATTGACAAAATACGCATCCTCTATGCTTCTAGACCCAGAGTATGGTCTTCCAGCTACAAAAGCGCTTGATCCAAATGCTGGTCTTCTCCTTGCTTATGAGAAAACGGGTTATGACACAACAAGCACCAAACGCTTGCCTGACTGCTTGGATGTTTGGTCTGCCAAACGCATCAAGGAACAAGGTGCAGATGCTGTCAAGTTCTTGCTTTACTATGACGTAGATAGCTCTGACGAACTCAACCAACAAAAACAAGCCTACATCGAACGCATCGGTTCAGAGTGTGTGGCGGAAGACATTCCGTTCTTCCTTGAAATCCTCGCTTACGATGAAAAAATAGCTGATGCAGGTTCAGCAGAATACGCAAAAGTGAAACCACACAAGGTTATCGGTGCTATGAAAGTCTTCTCAGACCCACGCTTCAACATCGATGTTTTGAAAGTGGAAGTTCCAGTCAATGTCAAATACGTTGAAGGCTTTGGTGATGGAGAAATCGTGCATACTCGTGAAGAAGCGGCAGCCTTCTTCAAAGCTCAAGATGAAGCAACTAACTTGCCATACATCTACTTGAGTGCAGGTGTGTCAGCGAAACTCTTCCAAGAAACACTTGTCTTTGCCCACGAATCAGGCGCAAACTTCAACGGCGTTCTTTGTGGCCGTGCTACATGGGCTGGATCAGTTGAAGCCTACATCAAAGATGGTGAAGCAGCAGCTCGTGAATGGTTGCGTACAACTGGATTTGAGAACATTGACGAACTCAACAAGGTTCTTCAAACAACAGCGACTTCATGGAAAGAACGTGTGGAAGCATAA
- a CDS encoding carbohydrate-binding domain-containing protein, translating to MKSKKWTLLATSLTAMVLMAACAQSTTTSNTNATTNSATTTATKTNQSSYFTDKDNDTSYDESTASKIELSGSSANVSGDGVTVSESTVTITKSGTYVISGQSDGVQIKIEADKSADVHLVLKGATMTNTNAAISATSAGHVYLTLAEGTTNSLSDSSSNSDEKADAALFSKVDLTINGKGTLNVDGKKNNGIKTNDTLHITGGTYNITAVGDAFNVNDELNITGTTMTIDAKEDGVKVDNDEDTSVGTMYLSNNNITVTAGDDGIHASGDLVIDSGTYTVKNSTEGLEGKSITINGGDISIYSTDDGVNAANKNAQQSEIFFTMNGGNLTVEVGQGDTDPIDSNGNITVTGGTIKMTGQTGFDFDGTATYTGGDIYLNGEKQTEIVNSMPGGGGPNGGPQGGGPAPGGQG from the coding sequence ATGAAATCAAAAAAATGGACCCTACTCGCAACGAGTTTAACGGCAATGGTGCTGATGGCAGCATGTGCCCAGTCAACAACTACATCCAATACCAATGCAACGACAAATAGTGCCACAACAACTGCAACAAAGACAAACCAATCATCCTATTTTACAGATAAGGACAATGATACCTCTTATGACGAAAGCACAGCTTCTAAAATTGAGCTATCTGGCTCATCTGCAAACGTCTCTGGAGATGGGGTGACAGTCTCTGAATCAACAGTGACCATCACAAAATCTGGAACCTATGTGATTTCAGGTCAGTCTGACGGAGTGCAGATCAAGATCGAGGCAGATAAGTCTGCAGATGTTCATCTAGTCCTAAAAGGTGCGACCATGACCAATACCAATGCAGCGATATCTGCGACATCAGCTGGCCATGTCTACTTGACTCTAGCAGAGGGAACCACCAACAGTCTCTCTGACTCAAGCTCTAACAGTGACGAAAAAGCAGATGCAGCTCTCTTTTCTAAGGTGGATTTGACCATCAACGGGAAAGGAACTCTCAATGTAGATGGCAAGAAGAACAATGGTATCAAGACCAACGACACCCTCCACATCACGGGTGGAACCTATAACATCACAGCAGTTGGCGATGCCTTTAATGTCAATGATGAACTCAACATCACTGGTACGACCATGACTATCGATGCCAAGGAAGATGGCGTAAAGGTGGACAATGACGAGGATACTTCAGTCGGAACCATGTACCTATCCAACAACAACATCACCGTCACAGCAGGAGATGATGGCATCCACGCATCAGGTGATTTGGTTATCGATAGTGGTACCTACACCGTCAAGAATTCGACAGAAGGACTTGAAGGTAAGTCAATCACTATCAACGGTGGGGACATTAGCATCTATTCGACAGATGATGGGGTTAATGCAGCCAACAAAAATGCCCAACAGAGTGAAATCTTCTTCACCATGAACGGTGGGAACCTGACAGTAGAAGTCGGTCAAGGAGACACAGACCCAATCGACTCAAACGGCAATATCACAGTTACAGGCGGAACCATTAAAATGACTGGTCAAACAGGTTTTGACTTTGATGGAACAGCGACCTACACAGGTGGAGATATCTATCTCAACGGTGAAAAACAAACGGAAATTGTCAACTCTATGCCTGGAGGTGGTGGACCAAATGGAGGCCCTCAAGGTGGCGGTCCAGCCCCTGGTGGACAAGGATAA
- a CDS encoding aldose epimerase family protein, translating to MKAYTERVFGNHEGKDVLAYRFETDGGYQLEVMTYGATILRYVTPDKVGNFANVILGFDNFDSYVGNSPKHGASVGPVAGRIAGATFELNGQTYNLEVNNASNCNHSGSTGWDSSLFELIEVSDHGLTLYTERTDGTGGFPGNLKIWISYHLEETGAYEVSYKVTTDQDTLVNPTNHSYFNLSGDFTQTVDRHVFQLNTEGICPIAPDGVPAKTPDADRDVVKHIYNGALLKDIFAEDDEQIQLVSGLDHPFALPAGHDNAGFLYDQNSGRFLLFKTEAPCFVVYTANFVDESVIIGDQPMVQHNGIALEAQALPDAIHSDLKDQVILKAGETFTSKTRYELVVK from the coding sequence ATGAAAGCATACACAGAGCGTGTATTTGGAAATCATGAGGGTAAGGATGTCTTGGCCTATCGCTTTGAGACTGACGGCGGCTACCAGCTTGAAGTTATGACTTATGGTGCGACCATTTTGCGCTATGTCACACCTGACAAGGTTGGAAATTTTGCCAATGTGATCTTGGGCTTTGATAATTTTGATAGCTATGTAGGCAATAGTCCCAAGCATGGAGCAAGTGTAGGTCCTGTAGCAGGCCGTATTGCAGGTGCGACATTTGAACTCAATGGTCAGACCTACAATCTTGAAGTCAACAACGCTAGCAACTGTAACCACAGTGGTTCAACAGGTTGGGATTCGAGTTTGTTTGAATTGATCGAGGTTAGCGACCATGGCTTGACCCTCTACACAGAGCGTACAGACGGGACAGGAGGATTTCCTGGTAATCTCAAGATTTGGATTAGCTACCACTTGGAAGAAACTGGTGCCTACGAAGTCAGCTATAAGGTGACAACAGATCAGGATACGCTTGTCAATCCAACTAATCACAGCTACTTCAACTTGTCTGGTGATTTCACGCAGACAGTTGACCGCCATGTCTTCCAGCTAAATACGGAGGGCATTTGCCCAATCGCTCCGGACGGTGTTCCAGCTAAGACTCCAGATGCTGATCGTGATGTGGTGAAACACATCTACAATGGTGCTTTGCTCAAGGATATCTTTGCGGAGGACGATGAGCAAATCCAGCTTGTATCTGGTTTGGATCACCCATTTGCTCTTCCTGCCGGTCATGACAATGCTGGTTTCCTTTATGACCAAAACTCAGGTCGTTTCCTGCTGTTCAAGACAGAGGCCCCTTGCTTTGTGGTCTACACAGCAAACTTTGTGGATGAGAGTGTCATCATAGGAGACCAACCAATGGTACAGCACAATGGGATTGCCCTTGAAGCGCAGGCTTTACCAGATGCCATTCATAGCGACCTCAAAGACCAAGTCATTCTCAAAGCAGGGGAAACTTTCACCAGCAAAACTCGTTACGAGCTTGTTGTCAAATAA
- a CDS encoding rhodanese-like domain-containing protein, producing MFHLFTKIDSISTSELEAKLREPIQLLDVRTPMEFRRGHIKNAKNVPLTEIGSYTPATKETLYVICHSGVRSKLAAKMLKKKGYDVINVRGGMSAWTGKVI from the coding sequence ATGTTTCACTTATTTACAAAAATTGACAGTATTTCTACCAGCGAGTTAGAAGCTAAACTCAGAGAACCGATTCAGCTACTAGATGTTCGGACGCCTATGGAATTCCGTAGAGGTCATATCAAAAATGCCAAAAATGTTCCTTTAACGGAAATCGGTTCTTACACACCTGCGACAAAAGAAACACTTTATGTCATTTGTCACTCTGGTGTACGAAGCAAACTAGCTGCGAAAATGCTTAAGAAAAAAGGCTACGATGTCATCAATGTTCGAGGCGGTATGAGCGCTTGGACAGGCAAGGTCATCTAG
- a CDS encoding PTS sugar transporter subunit IIB codes for MTIVGCRIDGRLIHGQVANLWAGKLNVSRIMVVDDEVVNNDIEKSGLKLATPPGVKLSILPVEKAAANILAGKYDSQRLFIVARKPDRFLGLVEAGVPLETLNVGNMSQTPETRSITRSINVVDKDVEDFHKLAEKGVKLTAQMVPNDPVSDFLSLLK; via the coding sequence ATGACAATTGTAGGATGCCGTATCGATGGACGTTTGATCCACGGTCAAGTAGCCAATCTTTGGGCTGGAAAACTAAATGTTTCACGCATTATGGTTGTAGACGACGAAGTTGTTAACAACGATATTGAAAAGAGTGGTTTGAAACTTGCGACACCACCAGGTGTGAAACTCAGTATCTTGCCAGTTGAGAAAGCAGCAGCAAATATCCTTGCTGGTAAATACGATAGCCAACGTCTCTTTATCGTTGCACGTAAACCAGACCGTTTCCTTGGTTTGGTCGAAGCAGGTGTTCCGCTTGAAACACTCAACGTCGGCAATATGTCTCAAACACCAGAAACTCGCTCTATCACACGTTCTATCAACGTGGTAGACAAGGATGTGGAAGACTTCCACAAACTAGCAGAAAAAGGTGTGAAACTCACTGCTCAAATGGTTCCAAATGATCCAGTTTCAGACTTTTTGAGCTTATTAAAATAG